A window of the Serinus canaria isolate serCan28SL12 chromosome 27, serCan2020, whole genome shotgun sequence genome harbors these coding sequences:
- the WNK4 gene encoding serine/threonine-protein kinase WNK4 isoform X1 produces MLAAEPAATGAMSHPEAERADGGSAPQPEPEPGPGLTGRAPHRNRSRRPSGRDSRRASSRFNRRSSAELELLGYPAPDGERGGSPPPPPPAAAGLREPEETESEEVETRAVATSPDGRFLKFDIEIGRGSFKTVYKGLDTETTVEVAWCELQTRKLSKTERQRFSEEVEMLKGLQHPNIVRFYDSWKSTIKGQICIVLVTELMTSGTLKTYLKRFKEMKLKVLQRWSRQILKGLHFLHTRSPPIIHRDLKCDNIFITGPTGSVKIGDLGLATLKRASFAKSVIGTPEFMAPEMYEEKYDEAVDVYAFGMCMLEMATSEYPYSECQNAAQIYRKVTSGLKPSSFYKVKVPELKEIIEGCIRMDKNERYTIQDLLEHSFFQEDTGVHVELAEEDDGVKSGLKLWLRMDDTKKLHGKYKDNNAIEFLFELYKDVAEEVAQEMVVLGFVCEADYKLVAKAVRDRVMAIKRKREKLKRAQGAPSPAEPEQPPGVLRLLEELKSPLPPGGPAPALATPGSGDSAFSSTFPLEPEEPEADQHQHFTYRHTSYSSATSDCETDGYLSSSGFLDSPDLAHRSFVAVDPTSPPPSRPVRCFPTSIAVQLPTEHLPPASGFSSSVDSYTSDVASGMSDGYEGLSASEQSTKLPPKRASGKLLRRRARSRLRITNISDKNDRVVECQLQTYNNKMVTFKFDLDGDNPEEIAAAMVHNEFILKSERESFISRIRDIIHRVETLLRKDGRAGTELPKGPEADSALGSPVDLQLQGLSRSISSSSSLSDLSCTSPSLSVQSPVLPLLSHSPSETNLGSPVEPLAAPVPLGSPTGPAQTWPLASMTSSWLTSSPALTPTLTPQGTPGGPVPPALPQALLSPQPVPTPPVPCEPSSPLSPPVTSTPLSPSAPLLSLANVFSLAVMTVAHTVSSIASSSGHLYQPLLPRPQSLALGAPRFVYPDPTSTDKPVPPGSDTLESVGADVPTAGVPISSLPLAPASTSPPGSEAVGSPLQLLSTSTPGSAEDSRVLHGAPKPSHSLIISEAPAPSVPKAQLSPINEEAKPQVLGRFQVVPAKDLAVSSAGLGSSDGEQPGTKPAASASPPPPVPDTSHSSSSDSDVAPEALKAEEVPAEGGSAPAAPAGSDPGEGPGEESTENVPPAMLSQVWLSYSRSLSYVSSDDTESEDEEIWEELQNLRQKHLAEVQLLQSAQKKEIEELYLRMGKQPPLGIVSPAAMLSGRQRRLSKGSFNPSRRNSLQRLELAPPAGIMRRNSLSGSSTGSQEQRLNKGVTFADDLGRMLAGQE; encoded by the exons ATGCTGGCGGCCGAGCCCGCGGCTACCGGAGCCATGTCCCATCCCGAGGCGGAGCGGGCGGACGGCGGCTCCGCTCCGCagccggagccggagccgggTCCGGGGCTCACCGGGCGGGCCCCGCACCGTAACCGCAGCCGGCGGCCCTCGGGGCGCGATTCCCGACGGGCTTCCTCCCGCTTCAACCGGCGGAGCTCGGccgagctggagctgctggggtacCCGGCGCCGGACGGAGAGCGCGGGGGatcgccgccgccgccgccgccggccgctGCCGGGCTCCGGGAACCGGAGGAGACGGAGAGCGAGGAGGTCGAGACGCGGGCGGTCGCCACCTCCCCCGACGGCCGCTTCCTCAAGTTCGACATCGAGATCGGCCGCGGCTCCTTCAAGACCGTCTACAAGGGGCTGGACACGGAGACCACCGTGGAGGTGGCCTGGTGCGAGCTGCAG ACACGGAAGCTGTCCAAGACGGAGCGGCAGCGGTTCAGTGAGGAGGTGGAGATGctgaaggggctgcagcaccccAACATCGTCCGCTTCTACGACTCCTGGAAGTCAACCATCAAAGGGCAGATCTGCATCGTGCTGGTCACAGAACTCATGACGTCTGGCACCCTGAAAAC GTATTTGAAGCGCTTTAAGGAGATGAAGCTGAAAGTGCTGCAGCGCTGGAGCCGGCAGATCCTTAAGGGTCTGCATTTCCTGCACACTCGCTCGCCCCCCATCATCCACCGTGACCTCAAGTGTGACAACATCTTCATCACGGGCCCCACAGGCTCCGTCAAGATTGGGGACCTGGGCCTGGCCACGCTCAAGCGAGCCTCCTTTGCCAAGAGTGTGAtag gcaCCCCCGAGTTCATGGCCCCCGAGATGTACGAGGAGAAGTATGACGAGGCAGTGGATGTCTACGCCTTTGGGATGTGCATGCTGGAGATGGCCACCTCGGAGTACCCCTACTCTGAGTGCCAGAACGCCGCCCAGATCTACCGCAAGGTCACCTCG GGCCTGAAGCCCAGCAGCTTCTACAAGGTGAAGGTGCCCGAGCTGAAGGAGATCATCGAGGGCTGCATCCGCATGGACAAGAACGAGAg GTACACCAtccaggacctgctggagcaTTCCTTCTTCCAGGAGGACACAGGGGTGCACGTGGAGCTGGCTGAAGAGGATGATGGAGTCAAGTCTGGGCTGAAGCTCTGGCTGCGCATGGATGACACGAAGAAGCTGCACGGCAAATACAAGGACAACAATGCCATCGAGTTCCTCTTTGAGCTCTACAAGGACGTGGCAGAGGAGGTGGCTCAGGAGATG GTGGTCCTGGGCTTTGTCTGTGAGGCCGACTACAAGCTGGTGGCCAAGGCTGTGCGGGACCGTGTGATGGCCATCAAGCGCaagagggagaagctgaagcgTGCCCAGGGTGCTCCATCCCCCGCAGAGCCGGAGCAGCCGCCAGGTGTCCTGCGCCTCCTGGAGGAGCTCAAATCCCCGCTGCCACCTGGCGGCCCCGCGCCTGCCCTGGCCACCCCTGGCTCTGGGGactctgccttcagcagcaccttcccccTGGAGCCTGAGGAGCCCGAAGCTGACCAGCACCAGCACTTCACCTACAGACACACCAGCTACTCCTCAGCCACCT CCGACTGTGAGACCGACGGATACCTGAGCTCCTCTGGCTTCCTGGACTCGCCAGACCTGGCCCATCGCAGCTTTGTGGCTGTGGACCCTACCAGCCCACCCCCCAGCCGGCCTGTGCGCTGCTTCCCCACG agcatcgCTGTGCAGCTGCCCACGGAGCATTTGCCCCCCGCCAGTGGCTTCTCCTCCTCGGTGGACAG CTACACCTCGGATGTGGCATCGGGCATGAGTGATGGCTACGAGGGGCTGTCAGCCAGCGAGCAGAGCACCAAGCTGCCGCCCAAGAGAGCCTCGGGGAAGCTGCTGCGGCGCCGAGCCCGCTCCAGGCTGCGCATCACCAAT ATCTCTGACAAGAACGACCGAGTGGTGGAGTGCCAGCTGCAGACCTACAACAACAAGATGGTGACCTTCAAGTTCGACCTGGATGGGGACAACCCAGAGGAAATTGCAGCCGCCATG GTCCACAATGAATTCATCCTCAAGTCAGAGCGGGAGAGTTTCATCAGTCGGATCCGGGACATCATCCACCGCGTGGAGACCCTGCTCCGCAAGGACGGCCGCGCTGGCACCGAGCTGCCCAAGGGCCCCGAGGCTGAcagtgctctgggcagcccc GTggacctgcagctgcaggggctctcgcgctccatctcctcctcatcctcactcAGTG ACCTGAGCTGCACCAGTCCCAGCCTCTCTGTCCAGTCCCCTGTCCTGCCGTTGCTGAGCCACTCCCCATCAGAGACCAACCTGGGCAGTCCTGTGGAGCCTCTGGCAGCCCCGGTGCCACTGGGGTCCCCCACAG GCCCAGCACAGACCTGGCCCCTGGCCTCCATGACTTCCTCCTGGCTCACGTCGTCACCAGCACTGACACCAACGCTGACTCCCCAGGGGACCCCAGGGGGgcctgtccccccagccctgccccaagccctcctgtccccccagcctgtccccacacCCCCTGTTCCCTGTgagcccagcagccccctgAGTCCCCCTGTGACCAGCACACCCTTGTCCCCCAGTGCCCCTCTCTTGTCCTTGGCCAATGTTTTCTCCCTGGCAGTGATGACCGTGGCCCACACTGTCTCCTCCATTGCCAGCTCAAGTGGGCACCTCTACCAACCCCTGCTGCCACGGCCACAGAGTCTTGCCCTGGGTGCCCCACGCTTTGTCTACCCTGACCCCACCAGCACAGACAAGCCAGTCCCACCTGGCAGTGACACCCTAGAGTCAGTGGGAGCTGATGTCCCCACTGCTGGGGTGCCCATATCCTCCCTTCCCTTGGCACCAGCCTCAACGAGCCCCCCAGGCAGCGAGGCCGTGGGgagccctctgcagctgctgagcacgTCCACACCTGGGAGTGCAGAGGACAGCAGG GTGCTGCACGGTGCCCCCAAGCCCAGCCACTCTCTGATCATCTCGGAGGCACCAGCCCCCAGCGTGCCCAAGGCGCAGCTCTCGCCCATCAATGAAG AAGCCAAGCCCCAGGTGCTGGGCCGGTTCCAGGTGGTGCCAGCCAAGGACCTGGCTGTGAGCTCCgcggggctgggcagcagcgaCGGAGAGCAGCCCGGCACGAAGCCGGCAGCGAGCGCCTCCCCGCCTCCCCCAGTGCCTGACAcgagccacagctccagcagtgacTCGGATGTGGCACCGGAGGCACTCAAAGCAGAGGAGGTGCCGGCCGAGGGGGGCTCTGCGCCTGCTGCGCCAGCGGGGAGCGACCCCGGGGAGGGCCCAGGggaagagagcacagaaaatgtgCCGCCGGCCATGCTGAGCCAGGTGTGGCTGAGCTACTCCCGCAGCTTGTCCTACGTGAGCAGCGATGACACCGAGAGCGAGGACGAGGAGatctgggaggagctgcagaaccTGCGTCAGAA gcacctggcggaggtgcagctgctgcagagcgCGCAGAAGAAGGAGATCGAGGAGCTGTACCTGCGCATGGGGAAGCAGCCGCCGCTGGGCATCGTCTCGCCCGCTGCCATGCTCTCGGGCCGCCAGCGCCGCCTCTCCAAGGGCAGCTTCAACCCCTCCCGCCGCAACAGCCTGCAGCGCCTGGAGCTGGCGCCACCCGCAG GCATCATGCGCCGTAACTCGCTGAGCGGCAGCAGCACGGGCTCGCAGGAGCAGCGGCTCAACAAGGGCGTGACCTTCGCCGACGACCTCGGGCGTATG CTGGCTGGCCAAGAATGA
- the WNK4 gene encoding serine/threonine-protein kinase WNK4 isoform X2 → MLAAEPAATGAMSHPEAERADGGSAPQPEPEPGPGLTGRAPHRNRSRRPSGRDSRRASSRFNRRSSAELELLGYPAPDGERGGSPPPPPPAAAGLREPEETESEEVETRAVATSPDGRFLKFDIEIGRGSFKTVYKGLDTETTVEVAWCELQTRKLSKTERQRFSEEVEMLKGLQHPNIVRFYDSWKSTIKGQICIVLVTELMTSGTLKTYLKRFKEMKLKVLQRWSRQILKGLHFLHTRSPPIIHRDLKCDNIFITGPTGSVKIGDLGLATLKRASFAKSVIGTPEFMAPEMYEEKYDEAVDVYAFGMCMLEMATSEYPYSECQNAAQIYRKVTSGLKPSSFYKVKVPELKEIIEGCIRMDKNERYTIQDLLEHSFFQEDTGVHVELAEEDDGVKSGLKLWLRMDDTKKLHGKYKDNNAIEFLFELYKDVAEEVAQEMVVLGFVCEADYKLVAKAVRDRVMAIKRKREKLKRAQGAPSPAEPEQPPGVLRLLEELKSPLPPGGPAPALATPGSGDSAFSSTFPLEPEEPEADQHQHFTYRHTSYSSATSDCETDGYLSSSGFLDSPDLAHRSFVAVDPTSPPPSRPVRCFPTSIAVQLPTEHLPPASGFSSSVDSYTSDVASGMSDGYEGLSASEQSTKLPPKRASGKLLRRRARSRLRITNISDKNDRVVECQLQTYNNKMVTFKFDLDGDNPEEIAAAMVHNEFILKSERESFISRIRDIIHRVETLLRKDGRAGTELPKGPEADSALGSPVDLQLQGLSRSISSSSSLSDLSCTSPSLSVQSPVLPLLSHSPSETNLGSPVEPLAAPVPLGSPTGPAQTWPLASMTSSWLTSSPALTPTLTPQGTPGGPVPPALPQALLSPQPVPTPPVPCEPSSPLSPPVTSTPLSPSAPLLSLANVFSLAVMTVAHTVSSIASSSGHLYQPLLPRPQSLALGAPRFVYPDPTSTDKPVPPGSDTLESVGADVPTAGVPISSLPLAPASTSPPGSEAVGSPLQLLSTSTPGSAEDSRVLHGAPKPSHSLIISEAPAPSVPKAQLSPINEEAKPQVLGRFQVVPAKDLAVSSAGLGSSDGEQPGTKPAASASPPPPVPDTSHSSSSDSDVAPEALKAEEVPAEGGSAPAAPAGSDPGEGPGEESTENVPPAMLSQVWLSYSRSLSYVSSDDTESEDEEIWEELQNLRQKHLAEVQLLQSAQKKEIEELYLRMGKQPPLGIVSPAAMLSGRQRRLSKGSFNPSRRNSLQRLELAPPAGIMRRNSLSGSSTGSQEQRLNKGVTFADDLGRM, encoded by the exons ATGCTGGCGGCCGAGCCCGCGGCTACCGGAGCCATGTCCCATCCCGAGGCGGAGCGGGCGGACGGCGGCTCCGCTCCGCagccggagccggagccgggTCCGGGGCTCACCGGGCGGGCCCCGCACCGTAACCGCAGCCGGCGGCCCTCGGGGCGCGATTCCCGACGGGCTTCCTCCCGCTTCAACCGGCGGAGCTCGGccgagctggagctgctggggtacCCGGCGCCGGACGGAGAGCGCGGGGGatcgccgccgccgccgccgccggccgctGCCGGGCTCCGGGAACCGGAGGAGACGGAGAGCGAGGAGGTCGAGACGCGGGCGGTCGCCACCTCCCCCGACGGCCGCTTCCTCAAGTTCGACATCGAGATCGGCCGCGGCTCCTTCAAGACCGTCTACAAGGGGCTGGACACGGAGACCACCGTGGAGGTGGCCTGGTGCGAGCTGCAG ACACGGAAGCTGTCCAAGACGGAGCGGCAGCGGTTCAGTGAGGAGGTGGAGATGctgaaggggctgcagcaccccAACATCGTCCGCTTCTACGACTCCTGGAAGTCAACCATCAAAGGGCAGATCTGCATCGTGCTGGTCACAGAACTCATGACGTCTGGCACCCTGAAAAC GTATTTGAAGCGCTTTAAGGAGATGAAGCTGAAAGTGCTGCAGCGCTGGAGCCGGCAGATCCTTAAGGGTCTGCATTTCCTGCACACTCGCTCGCCCCCCATCATCCACCGTGACCTCAAGTGTGACAACATCTTCATCACGGGCCCCACAGGCTCCGTCAAGATTGGGGACCTGGGCCTGGCCACGCTCAAGCGAGCCTCCTTTGCCAAGAGTGTGAtag gcaCCCCCGAGTTCATGGCCCCCGAGATGTACGAGGAGAAGTATGACGAGGCAGTGGATGTCTACGCCTTTGGGATGTGCATGCTGGAGATGGCCACCTCGGAGTACCCCTACTCTGAGTGCCAGAACGCCGCCCAGATCTACCGCAAGGTCACCTCG GGCCTGAAGCCCAGCAGCTTCTACAAGGTGAAGGTGCCCGAGCTGAAGGAGATCATCGAGGGCTGCATCCGCATGGACAAGAACGAGAg GTACACCAtccaggacctgctggagcaTTCCTTCTTCCAGGAGGACACAGGGGTGCACGTGGAGCTGGCTGAAGAGGATGATGGAGTCAAGTCTGGGCTGAAGCTCTGGCTGCGCATGGATGACACGAAGAAGCTGCACGGCAAATACAAGGACAACAATGCCATCGAGTTCCTCTTTGAGCTCTACAAGGACGTGGCAGAGGAGGTGGCTCAGGAGATG GTGGTCCTGGGCTTTGTCTGTGAGGCCGACTACAAGCTGGTGGCCAAGGCTGTGCGGGACCGTGTGATGGCCATCAAGCGCaagagggagaagctgaagcgTGCCCAGGGTGCTCCATCCCCCGCAGAGCCGGAGCAGCCGCCAGGTGTCCTGCGCCTCCTGGAGGAGCTCAAATCCCCGCTGCCACCTGGCGGCCCCGCGCCTGCCCTGGCCACCCCTGGCTCTGGGGactctgccttcagcagcaccttcccccTGGAGCCTGAGGAGCCCGAAGCTGACCAGCACCAGCACTTCACCTACAGACACACCAGCTACTCCTCAGCCACCT CCGACTGTGAGACCGACGGATACCTGAGCTCCTCTGGCTTCCTGGACTCGCCAGACCTGGCCCATCGCAGCTTTGTGGCTGTGGACCCTACCAGCCCACCCCCCAGCCGGCCTGTGCGCTGCTTCCCCACG agcatcgCTGTGCAGCTGCCCACGGAGCATTTGCCCCCCGCCAGTGGCTTCTCCTCCTCGGTGGACAG CTACACCTCGGATGTGGCATCGGGCATGAGTGATGGCTACGAGGGGCTGTCAGCCAGCGAGCAGAGCACCAAGCTGCCGCCCAAGAGAGCCTCGGGGAAGCTGCTGCGGCGCCGAGCCCGCTCCAGGCTGCGCATCACCAAT ATCTCTGACAAGAACGACCGAGTGGTGGAGTGCCAGCTGCAGACCTACAACAACAAGATGGTGACCTTCAAGTTCGACCTGGATGGGGACAACCCAGAGGAAATTGCAGCCGCCATG GTCCACAATGAATTCATCCTCAAGTCAGAGCGGGAGAGTTTCATCAGTCGGATCCGGGACATCATCCACCGCGTGGAGACCCTGCTCCGCAAGGACGGCCGCGCTGGCACCGAGCTGCCCAAGGGCCCCGAGGCTGAcagtgctctgggcagcccc GTggacctgcagctgcaggggctctcgcgctccatctcctcctcatcctcactcAGTG ACCTGAGCTGCACCAGTCCCAGCCTCTCTGTCCAGTCCCCTGTCCTGCCGTTGCTGAGCCACTCCCCATCAGAGACCAACCTGGGCAGTCCTGTGGAGCCTCTGGCAGCCCCGGTGCCACTGGGGTCCCCCACAG GCCCAGCACAGACCTGGCCCCTGGCCTCCATGACTTCCTCCTGGCTCACGTCGTCACCAGCACTGACACCAACGCTGACTCCCCAGGGGACCCCAGGGGGgcctgtccccccagccctgccccaagccctcctgtccccccagcctgtccccacacCCCCTGTTCCCTGTgagcccagcagccccctgAGTCCCCCTGTGACCAGCACACCCTTGTCCCCCAGTGCCCCTCTCTTGTCCTTGGCCAATGTTTTCTCCCTGGCAGTGATGACCGTGGCCCACACTGTCTCCTCCATTGCCAGCTCAAGTGGGCACCTCTACCAACCCCTGCTGCCACGGCCACAGAGTCTTGCCCTGGGTGCCCCACGCTTTGTCTACCCTGACCCCACCAGCACAGACAAGCCAGTCCCACCTGGCAGTGACACCCTAGAGTCAGTGGGAGCTGATGTCCCCACTGCTGGGGTGCCCATATCCTCCCTTCCCTTGGCACCAGCCTCAACGAGCCCCCCAGGCAGCGAGGCCGTGGGgagccctctgcagctgctgagcacgTCCACACCTGGGAGTGCAGAGGACAGCAGG GTGCTGCACGGTGCCCCCAAGCCCAGCCACTCTCTGATCATCTCGGAGGCACCAGCCCCCAGCGTGCCCAAGGCGCAGCTCTCGCCCATCAATGAAG AAGCCAAGCCCCAGGTGCTGGGCCGGTTCCAGGTGGTGCCAGCCAAGGACCTGGCTGTGAGCTCCgcggggctgggcagcagcgaCGGAGAGCAGCCCGGCACGAAGCCGGCAGCGAGCGCCTCCCCGCCTCCCCCAGTGCCTGACAcgagccacagctccagcagtgacTCGGATGTGGCACCGGAGGCACTCAAAGCAGAGGAGGTGCCGGCCGAGGGGGGCTCTGCGCCTGCTGCGCCAGCGGGGAGCGACCCCGGGGAGGGCCCAGGggaagagagcacagaaaatgtgCCGCCGGCCATGCTGAGCCAGGTGTGGCTGAGCTACTCCCGCAGCTTGTCCTACGTGAGCAGCGATGACACCGAGAGCGAGGACGAGGAGatctgggaggagctgcagaaccTGCGTCAGAA gcacctggcggaggtgcagctgctgcagagcgCGCAGAAGAAGGAGATCGAGGAGCTGTACCTGCGCATGGGGAAGCAGCCGCCGCTGGGCATCGTCTCGCCCGCTGCCATGCTCTCGGGCCGCCAGCGCCGCCTCTCCAAGGGCAGCTTCAACCCCTCCCGCCGCAACAGCCTGCAGCGCCTGGAGCTGGCGCCACCCGCAG GCATCATGCGCCGTAACTCGCTGAGCGGCAGCAGCACGGGCTCGCAGGAGCAGCGGCTCAACAAGGGCGTGACCTTCGCCGACGACCTCGGGCGTATG TAG
- the WNK4 gene encoding serine/threonine-protein kinase WNK4 isoform X3, with protein sequence MLKGLQHPNIVRFYDSWKSTIKGQICIVLVTELMTSGTLKTYLKRFKEMKLKVLQRWSRQILKGLHFLHTRSPPIIHRDLKCDNIFITGPTGSVKIGDLGLATLKRASFAKSVIGTPEFMAPEMYEEKYDEAVDVYAFGMCMLEMATSEYPYSECQNAAQIYRKVTSGLKPSSFYKVKVPELKEIIEGCIRMDKNERYTIQDLLEHSFFQEDTGVHVELAEEDDGVKSGLKLWLRMDDTKKLHGKYKDNNAIEFLFELYKDVAEEVAQEMVVLGFVCEADYKLVAKAVRDRVMAIKRKREKLKRAQGAPSPAEPEQPPGVLRLLEELKSPLPPGGPAPALATPGSGDSAFSSTFPLEPEEPEADQHQHFTYRHTSYSSATSDCETDGYLSSSGFLDSPDLAHRSFVAVDPTSPPPSRPVRCFPTSIAVQLPTEHLPPASGFSSSVDSYTSDVASGMSDGYEGLSASEQSTKLPPKRASGKLLRRRARSRLRITNISDKNDRVVECQLQTYNNKMVTFKFDLDGDNPEEIAAAMVHNEFILKSERESFISRIRDIIHRVETLLRKDGRAGTELPKGPEADSALGSPVDLQLQGLSRSISSSSSLSDLSCTSPSLSVQSPVLPLLSHSPSETNLGSPVEPLAAPVPLGSPTGPAQTWPLASMTSSWLTSSPALTPTLTPQGTPGGPVPPALPQALLSPQPVPTPPVPCEPSSPLSPPVTSTPLSPSAPLLSLANVFSLAVMTVAHTVSSIASSSGHLYQPLLPRPQSLALGAPRFVYPDPTSTDKPVPPGSDTLESVGADVPTAGVPISSLPLAPASTSPPGSEAVGSPLQLLSTSTPGSAEDSRVLHGAPKPSHSLIISEAPAPSVPKAQLSPINEEAKPQVLGRFQVVPAKDLAVSSAGLGSSDGEQPGTKPAASASPPPPVPDTSHSSSSDSDVAPEALKAEEVPAEGGSAPAAPAGSDPGEGPGEESTENVPPAMLSQVWLSYSRSLSYVSSDDTESEDEEIWEELQNLRQKHLAEVQLLQSAQKKEIEELYLRMGKQPPLGIVSPAAMLSGRQRRLSKGSFNPSRRNSLQRLELAPPAGIMRRNSLSGSSTGSQEQRLNKGVTFADDLGRMLAGQE encoded by the exons ATGctgaaggggctgcagcaccccAACATCGTCCGCTTCTACGACTCCTGGAAGTCAACCATCAAAGGGCAGATCTGCATCGTGCTGGTCACAGAACTCATGACGTCTGGCACCCTGAAAAC GTATTTGAAGCGCTTTAAGGAGATGAAGCTGAAAGTGCTGCAGCGCTGGAGCCGGCAGATCCTTAAGGGTCTGCATTTCCTGCACACTCGCTCGCCCCCCATCATCCACCGTGACCTCAAGTGTGACAACATCTTCATCACGGGCCCCACAGGCTCCGTCAAGATTGGGGACCTGGGCCTGGCCACGCTCAAGCGAGCCTCCTTTGCCAAGAGTGTGAtag gcaCCCCCGAGTTCATGGCCCCCGAGATGTACGAGGAGAAGTATGACGAGGCAGTGGATGTCTACGCCTTTGGGATGTGCATGCTGGAGATGGCCACCTCGGAGTACCCCTACTCTGAGTGCCAGAACGCCGCCCAGATCTACCGCAAGGTCACCTCG GGCCTGAAGCCCAGCAGCTTCTACAAGGTGAAGGTGCCCGAGCTGAAGGAGATCATCGAGGGCTGCATCCGCATGGACAAGAACGAGAg GTACACCAtccaggacctgctggagcaTTCCTTCTTCCAGGAGGACACAGGGGTGCACGTGGAGCTGGCTGAAGAGGATGATGGAGTCAAGTCTGGGCTGAAGCTCTGGCTGCGCATGGATGACACGAAGAAGCTGCACGGCAAATACAAGGACAACAATGCCATCGAGTTCCTCTTTGAGCTCTACAAGGACGTGGCAGAGGAGGTGGCTCAGGAGATG GTGGTCCTGGGCTTTGTCTGTGAGGCCGACTACAAGCTGGTGGCCAAGGCTGTGCGGGACCGTGTGATGGCCATCAAGCGCaagagggagaagctgaagcgTGCCCAGGGTGCTCCATCCCCCGCAGAGCCGGAGCAGCCGCCAGGTGTCCTGCGCCTCCTGGAGGAGCTCAAATCCCCGCTGCCACCTGGCGGCCCCGCGCCTGCCCTGGCCACCCCTGGCTCTGGGGactctgccttcagcagcaccttcccccTGGAGCCTGAGGAGCCCGAAGCTGACCAGCACCAGCACTTCACCTACAGACACACCAGCTACTCCTCAGCCACCT CCGACTGTGAGACCGACGGATACCTGAGCTCCTCTGGCTTCCTGGACTCGCCAGACCTGGCCCATCGCAGCTTTGTGGCTGTGGACCCTACCAGCCCACCCCCCAGCCGGCCTGTGCGCTGCTTCCCCACG agcatcgCTGTGCAGCTGCCCACGGAGCATTTGCCCCCCGCCAGTGGCTTCTCCTCCTCGGTGGACAG CTACACCTCGGATGTGGCATCGGGCATGAGTGATGGCTACGAGGGGCTGTCAGCCAGCGAGCAGAGCACCAAGCTGCCGCCCAAGAGAGCCTCGGGGAAGCTGCTGCGGCGCCGAGCCCGCTCCAGGCTGCGCATCACCAAT ATCTCTGACAAGAACGACCGAGTGGTGGAGTGCCAGCTGCAGACCTACAACAACAAGATGGTGACCTTCAAGTTCGACCTGGATGGGGACAACCCAGAGGAAATTGCAGCCGCCATG GTCCACAATGAATTCATCCTCAAGTCAGAGCGGGAGAGTTTCATCAGTCGGATCCGGGACATCATCCACCGCGTGGAGACCCTGCTCCGCAAGGACGGCCGCGCTGGCACCGAGCTGCCCAAGGGCCCCGAGGCTGAcagtgctctgggcagcccc GTggacctgcagctgcaggggctctcgcgctccatctcctcctcatcctcactcAGTG ACCTGAGCTGCACCAGTCCCAGCCTCTCTGTCCAGTCCCCTGTCCTGCCGTTGCTGAGCCACTCCCCATCAGAGACCAACCTGGGCAGTCCTGTGGAGCCTCTGGCAGCCCCGGTGCCACTGGGGTCCCCCACAG GCCCAGCACAGACCTGGCCCCTGGCCTCCATGACTTCCTCCTGGCTCACGTCGTCACCAGCACTGACACCAACGCTGACTCCCCAGGGGACCCCAGGGGGgcctgtccccccagccctgccccaagccctcctgtccccccagcctgtccccacacCCCCTGTTCCCTGTgagcccagcagccccctgAGTCCCCCTGTGACCAGCACACCCTTGTCCCCCAGTGCCCCTCTCTTGTCCTTGGCCAATGTTTTCTCCCTGGCAGTGATGACCGTGGCCCACACTGTCTCCTCCATTGCCAGCTCAAGTGGGCACCTCTACCAACCCCTGCTGCCACGGCCACAGAGTCTTGCCCTGGGTGCCCCACGCTTTGTCTACCCTGACCCCACCAGCACAGACAAGCCAGTCCCACCTGGCAGTGACACCCTAGAGTCAGTGGGAGCTGATGTCCCCACTGCTGGGGTGCCCATATCCTCCCTTCCCTTGGCACCAGCCTCAACGAGCCCCCCAGGCAGCGAGGCCGTGGGgagccctctgcagctgctgagcacgTCCACACCTGGGAGTGCAGAGGACAGCAGG GTGCTGCACGGTGCCCCCAAGCCCAGCCACTCTCTGATCATCTCGGAGGCACCAGCCCCCAGCGTGCCCAAGGCGCAGCTCTCGCCCATCAATGAAG AAGCCAAGCCCCAGGTGCTGGGCCGGTTCCAGGTGGTGCCAGCCAAGGACCTGGCTGTGAGCTCCgcggggctgggcagcagcgaCGGAGAGCAGCCCGGCACGAAGCCGGCAGCGAGCGCCTCCCCGCCTCCCCCAGTGCCTGACAcgagccacagctccagcagtgacTCGGATGTGGCACCGGAGGCACTCAAAGCAGAGGAGGTGCCGGCCGAGGGGGGCTCTGCGCCTGCTGCGCCAGCGGGGAGCGACCCCGGGGAGGGCCCAGGggaagagagcacagaaaatgtgCCGCCGGCCATGCTGAGCCAGGTGTGGCTGAGCTACTCCCGCAGCTTGTCCTACGTGAGCAGCGATGACACCGAGAGCGAGGACGAGGAGatctgggaggagctgcagaaccTGCGTCAGAA gcacctggcggaggtgcagctgctgcagagcgCGCAGAAGAAGGAGATCGAGGAGCTGTACCTGCGCATGGGGAAGCAGCCGCCGCTGGGCATCGTCTCGCCCGCTGCCATGCTCTCGGGCCGCCAGCGCCGCCTCTCCAAGGGCAGCTTCAACCCCTCCCGCCGCAACAGCCTGCAGCGCCTGGAGCTGGCGCCACCCGCAG GCATCATGCGCCGTAACTCGCTGAGCGGCAGCAGCACGGGCTCGCAGGAGCAGCGGCTCAACAAGGGCGTGACCTTCGCCGACGACCTCGGGCGTATG CTGGCTGGCCAAGAATGA